Part of the Notamacropus eugenii isolate mMacEug1 chromosome 5, mMacEug1.pri_v2, whole genome shotgun sequence genome is shown below.
ACTTTGCAAGAAGAACCAGTTGTAACCGGTGTGGTcgagaaaaaacaaatgaagctAAAATGATGAAAGCTGGTGGAACTGAAATTGGAAAGACCCTTGCTGAGAAGAGCCGGGGCCTATTTAGTGCTAATGACTGGCAATGTAAAACCTGCAGTAATGTGAATTGGGCCAGGAGATCTGAGTGCAATATGTGTAACACTCCCAAGTACGCCAAGCTGGAGGAAAGGACGGGCTACGGTGGAGGCTTTAACGAAGGAGAAAATGTGGAGTACATTGAACGGGAAGAATCGGATGGAGAGTATGACGAGTTTGGTcgtaaaaagaaaaagtatagagGGAAAGCAGTTGGTCCTGCCTCAATCTTAAAGGAAGTTGAAGATAAAGAatcagaaggagaagagaaggatgagGATGAAGATCTATCCAAATATAAGttggatgaggatgaggatgaagatgatgCAGATCCATCAAAATACAATCTTGATGCCAGTGAAGAGGAGGACGGCAATAAAAAGAAATCCCACAGAAGTCGCTCCAAGTCTCGATCTTCCCCCTCTCCATCTTTCTCACGCTCATCCTCCCACTCGAGCTCAAGGTCTAGGTCCAGGTAAACTGGTACAGGTCAAGGGTAACACCAGGCAAAATGTCAGTATCTaacttctttatttcattttggttttccttGATTGAATTAACGtttcaactttattttaaagaattcatCTTTGATAACAAGTGATTTCCTTTAGATAATGCATTTCTTGAACTTAACTTTTTAATCTGTTAATGTAGTTTTTATACAACCCTTCTCCAAAATTAAGATTTCAAATGAAACTTCCTTTT
Proteins encoded:
- the LOC140505568 gene encoding uncharacterized protein, whose translation is MVTTQLKGFLKLIKLSGSETVSLNVSKTLNRRVRKYVPNKSLPPRSLLSQSQNIMGYTDPKIFNLKCFLKVLLMGGGSSGVEATTEAAAAATMSTKNFRVSEGDWICPDKKCGNVNFARRTSCNRCGREKTNEAKMMKAGGTEIGKTLAEKSRGLFSANDWQCKTCSNVNWARRSECNMCNTPKYAKLEERTGYGGGFNEGENVEYIEREESDGEYDEFGRKKKKYRGKAVGPASILKEVEDKESEGEEKDEDEDLSKYKLDEDEDEDDADPSKYNLDASEEEDGNKKKSHRSRSKSRSSPSPSFSRSSSHSSSRSRSR